The following coding sequences are from one Procambarus clarkii isolate CNS0578487 chromosome 86, FALCON_Pclarkii_2.0, whole genome shotgun sequence window:
- the LOC138358814 gene encoding RNA-binding motif protein, X-linked 2-like has translation MGGGVGGGEEEKKKEKKKKKKKKKKKKKKKKEKKKGEEEEEETCSAGDESVLPPPPSPPSLSPSSHHARQHQNTSATTLSKPHYHHPAVIQTPVSSTQGRSPRKVEVHSRSKSTQGRSPLKVEVHSRSKSTQGRSPLKVEVHSRSKSTQGRSPRKVEVRINLSFYEGADHLHTQLVP, from the exons atgggaggtggggtgggggggggggaggaggagaagaagaaggagaagaagaagaagaagaagaagaagaagaagaagaagaagaagaagaaggagaagaagaagggggaggaggaggaggaggagacctgcAGTGCCGGAGACGAG tcagtactaccaccaccaccatcaccaccatcactatcaccatcatcacaccACGCGCGCCAGCACCAGAACACCTCCGCTACCACACTATCaaaaccacactaccaccaccctgcagTCATTCAGACTCCGGTCTCCTCAACGCAGGGTCGAAGTCCACGCAAGGTCGAAGTCCACTCAAGGTCGAAGTCCACTCAAGGTCGAAGTCCACTCAAGGTCGAAGTCCACTCAAGGTCGAAGTCCACTCAAGGTCGAAGTCCACTCAAGGTCGAAGTCCACTCAAGGTCGAAGTCCACGCAAGGTCGAAGTCCACGCAAGGTCGAAGTCAGAATAAACTTATCTTTTTACGAGGGAGCGGACCACTTGCATACCCAGTTAGTACCTTAG